From one Sulfurimonas sp. HSL-3221 genomic stretch:
- a CDS encoding LrgB family protein — protein MVFDSFWVYLAASPLWWLTLTILVYLAAQKLFLKSGSIALLNPVAVSIVALIVLLELSRTSYDAYFAGAQFLHFLLGPATVALAVPLFRQMARLRAIWFPVTVSLAVGVLVGAFSAVAIGYALGLDRETLISLAPKSVTTPVAMGISEVLGGIPAMTAAFVVFTGITGAVIGLRILKAAGVTDESAVGVAMGVTAHGVGTARAFEAHPVSGAFAGLAMALAAFLTALLLPPVFEWMGWL, from the coding sequence ATGGTCTTTGACAGCTTCTGGGTCTACCTCGCCGCGTCGCCGCTGTGGTGGCTGACGCTGACCATCCTCGTCTACCTGGCGGCGCAGAAACTCTTTTTAAAAAGCGGCAGCATCGCGCTGCTGAACCCCGTGGCCGTCTCCATCGTCGCTTTGATCGTCCTGCTGGAGCTGAGCCGGACTTCCTATGACGCCTATTTCGCCGGGGCGCAGTTCCTGCACTTCCTGCTGGGCCCCGCGACGGTGGCGCTGGCCGTGCCGCTTTTTAGGCAGATGGCCCGCCTGCGCGCCATCTGGTTCCCCGTGACGGTGTCGCTGGCCGTCGGTGTGCTCGTAGGGGCCTTCAGCGCCGTGGCAATCGGTTATGCCCTGGGGCTGGACCGTGAGACGCTGATCTCCCTGGCCCCGAAATCGGTGACGACGCCGGTGGCGATGGGAATAAGCGAGGTGCTCGGCGGCATCCCGGCCATGACGGCGGCCTTCGTTGTCTTCACGGGCATTACGGGTGCGGTTATCGGGCTGCGTATCCTGAAAGCGGCGGGGGTGACCGATGAGAGCGCGGTCGGCGTGGCGATGGGGGTGACGGCCCACGGCGTCGGTACGGCGCGTGCCTTTGAAGCCCACCCCGTCAGCGGCGCGTTTGCCGGGCTGGCCATGGCGCTGGCCGCTTTCCTGACCGCGCTGCTGCTGCCACCCGTGTTCGAGTGGATGGGGTGGCTCTGA
- a CDS encoding NAD+ synthase: MGKYAMITDFLTKFLIDEVEKTGLKHVVVGLSGGIDSAVVAVLAHRAFGDRLLCVKMPSHYSSQNSLDDADELCERFGIRAETHSIEPMLKAYEHEAMDNLRIGNFSARMRMATLFDISARESALVLGTSNKSELMLGYGTLFGDLASAVNPIGDLYKTEVFELAAHLDVPQSIIGKPPSADLWAGQSDEAELGYSYAQIDAALRRYVEERASKAELIEEGCDAALVELILTRIYRNQFKRKMPVIAKLTSRTINHDFNYPRDITL, encoded by the coding sequence ATGGGCAAATACGCAATGATTACCGATTTTTTGACGAAGTTCCTCATTGACGAAGTCGAAAAAACCGGATTGAAACATGTCGTCGTAGGGCTCAGCGGCGGGATCGATTCCGCCGTGGTCGCCGTACTGGCCCACCGCGCCTTCGGGGACCGTCTGCTCTGCGTGAAGATGCCGTCGCACTACTCCTCGCAAAACAGCCTCGATGACGCCGACGAGCTCTGCGAACGCTTCGGCATCCGTGCGGAGACCCACAGCATCGAACCGATGCTCAAAGCCTACGAGCATGAGGCGATGGACAATCTGCGCATTGGGAACTTTTCGGCACGGATGCGGATGGCGACGCTCTTTGACATCTCGGCGAGGGAGAGCGCCCTGGTGCTGGGCACGAGCAACAAGAGCGAACTGATGTTGGGCTACGGGACCCTTTTCGGGGACCTGGCCAGCGCGGTCAATCCCATCGGGGATCTCTACAAAACGGAGGTCTTCGAACTGGCGGCGCACCTGGACGTACCGCAGAGCATTATCGGCAAACCCCCTTCGGCGGATCTCTGGGCGGGGCAGAGCGACGAAGCGGAGCTGGGGTACAGCTACGCGCAGATCGACGCCGCGCTGCGCCGCTACGTCGAGGAGCGCGCCAGCAAAGCGGAACTGATCGAAGAGGGGTGCGACGCCGCGCTGGTGGAGCTGATCTTGACCCGGATCTACCGCAACCAGTTCAAGCGCAAAATGCCCGTCATCGCGAAACTGACCTCGCGGACGATCAACCATGATTTCAACTATCCACGCGATATCACTTTATAG
- a CDS encoding ferritin-like domain-containing protein, whose product MQFHTTLQSNIMTAEPAAKLAAFRTFYAAYQAGGTVFDEGFTPVQFDEPSFASVCEIVPPQDVPRRKSPVTVEGQILLLHAITHIEYSAIDLALDHAYRFTGMPKAFYDDWLEVADDECRHFEMLHTLLEALGSRYGALPVHAGLFEAGQKTLTLLERMAVVPRYFEANGLDATPQILERLLPIKNDPMIGRIVDALQVILKEEVDHVRKGDRWFDYACEAAGAEKSVYFDIVEQCCPGSYPRQKYLNVDARRAAGFSCSELNRMSTEKIC is encoded by the coding sequence ATGCAATTTCACACGACCCTTCAATCGAACATCATGACCGCGGAGCCGGCGGCGAAACTGGCGGCGTTCCGTACCTTCTATGCCGCGTACCAGGCGGGGGGAACCGTTTTCGACGAGGGATTCACTCCGGTGCAGTTCGACGAACCCTCCTTCGCCTCCGTCTGCGAGATCGTCCCGCCGCAGGACGTCCCCCGGCGCAAGAGCCCCGTGACCGTGGAAGGGCAGATCCTGCTGCTGCACGCCATCACCCACATCGAGTACAGTGCGATCGACCTGGCTCTGGACCACGCTTACCGCTTTACGGGAATGCCAAAAGCGTTCTACGACGACTGGCTCGAGGTTGCCGACGACGAGTGCCGCCACTTCGAGATGCTTCATACCCTGCTTGAAGCGCTCGGCAGCCGTTACGGTGCCCTGCCGGTGCATGCGGGGCTCTTTGAGGCCGGACAGAAAACATTGACCCTGCTTGAACGGATGGCGGTGGTGCCGCGCTATTTCGAGGCGAACGGTCTGGATGCAACGCCGCAGATCCTGGAGAGACTGCTACCGATCAAAAACGACCCTATGATCGGCCGGATCGTCGACGCACTACAGGTGATCTTGAAAGAGGAGGTGGACCATGTCCGCAAGGGGGACCGCTGGTTCGATTACGCCTGTGAAGCGGCGGGGGCGGAGAAGTCGGTCTATTTCGACATCGTCGAACAGTGCTGCCCGGGCAGCTACCCCCGGCAGAAGTACCTCAACGTCGATGCCCGCAGAGCGGCGGGGTTCAGCTGCAGCGAACTCAACCGTATGAGTACGGAAAAGATCTGTTGA
- a CDS encoding MBL fold metallo-hydrolase: MQIKKQPMGPYQTNCYIVTENGKDIIIDPGVGAVEWVKANVTNPVAILNTHGHFDHVWSNQELKEQFDIPLYTPKGDVMLLQKSGWMPDLPPSYPDVEVEGDQTYDIGGIEVTFRHFPGHCPGCSMIEIGDAVFSGDFIFQNSIGRVDFPYSSPADMKKSLQKFLQIDYDKKVYPGHGAPTTIKAEQRNVPYWLKAI, from the coding sequence ATGCAGATAAAAAAGCAGCCCATGGGGCCCTACCAGACCAACTGTTACATTGTCACGGAGAACGGGAAAGACATCATCATTGATCCCGGCGTCGGTGCGGTTGAATGGGTCAAGGCCAACGTGACGAATCCCGTGGCCATCCTCAACACCCACGGCCATTTCGACCATGTCTGGAGCAACCAGGAGCTTAAAGAGCAGTTCGACATCCCCCTTTACACCCCCAAAGGCGACGTCATGCTGCTGCAGAAAAGCGGCTGGATGCCGGACCTCCCGCCCTCCTACCCAGACGTCGAGGTCGAGGGGGACCAGACCTATGATATCGGCGGCATCGAAGTGACCTTCCGCCACTTCCCCGGCCACTGCCCCGGCTGTTCTATGATCGAGATCGGTGACGCCGTCTTCAGCGGGGATTTCATCTTCCAAAACTCCATCGGCCGCGTCGACTTCCCCTACTCTTCGCCCGCAGACATGAAAAAGAGCCTCCAGAAGTTCCTGCAGATCGACTATGACAAGAAAGTCTACCCCGGCCACGGCGCGCCGACGACGATCAAGGCCGAGCAGCGCAACGTCCCCTACTGGCTTAAAGCGATCTAA
- a CDS encoding DegT/DnrJ/EryC1/StrS family aminotransferase, with protein sequence MKVPFYRPEIGPKERNKVEQVLQGDAEFAVEDLEANFENYIGCGYALATSHGTAALHLAMLAIDLKRGDKVLCSVNAFPAVPEVVRHFDAEPIFIDVNEWTMNMDIDKLERYLEANSAKKLKAVIVSHIAGQPMDLDRLYNIAKIYNVKIVEDASDALGATYKGKKIGSTGADITCFSFSPHMKQTISNGGMLVTDDAEMMERATLLRNHAMVRDEEGLSYIYDVVDIGSKYTMSPIEAAFNDAFISHQDKVIARQKEVAARYSERLKGVYHITPPEIHGDHAFSNYIIKIDKNRDGFARDLLAKGIETGLHYIPLHLMAYYKNKYNLRINDFPIALRNYQQVLSLPIYGSITDKEVDYICDAVIELAKTRV encoded by the coding sequence ATGAAAGTACCGTTTTACCGGCCGGAAATCGGTCCCAAGGAACGTAACAAGGTCGAGCAGGTACTGCAGGGCGATGCCGAATTCGCCGTGGAGGATCTCGAAGCGAACTTTGAGAACTATATCGGCTGCGGCTATGCGCTGGCAACCTCCCACGGCACGGCGGCGCTGCACCTGGCGATGCTGGCCATCGACCTCAAACGCGGGGACAAGGTGCTCTGCTCCGTCAACGCCTTCCCGGCCGTGCCGGAAGTCGTCCGCCACTTTGACGCCGAACCGATCTTTATCGACGTCAACGAGTGGACGATGAACATGGATATCGACAAGCTCGAACGCTACCTCGAAGCCAACAGCGCCAAAAAGCTCAAAGCGGTCATCGTCTCGCATATCGCGGGGCAGCCGATGGACCTTGACCGGCTCTACAACATCGCCAAGATCTACAACGTCAAGATCGTCGAAGACGCTTCGGACGCGCTCGGCGCGACCTACAAGGGGAAGAAGATCGGCTCGACGGGGGCGGACATCACCTGTTTCAGCTTCAGCCCCCACATGAAGCAGACCATCAGCAACGGCGGGATGCTCGTCACCGACGATGCCGAGATGATGGAGCGCGCGACCCTGCTGCGCAACCACGCGATGGTGCGTGACGAGGAGGGACTGAGCTACATCTACGACGTCGTCGACATCGGGAGCAAATACACGATGAGTCCCATCGAGGCGGCTTTCAACGACGCCTTCATCTCCCACCAGGACAAGGTGATCGCCCGTCAAAAAGAGGTGGCGGCGCGCTACAGCGAACGGCTCAAAGGGGTCTATCACATCACCCCGCCGGAGATCCACGGAGACCACGCGTTCAGCAACTACATCATCAAGATCGACAAGAACCGCGACGGGTTCGCCCGCGACCTTCTGGCCAAAGGGATCGAGACGGGGCTGCACTACATCCCGCTGCACCTGATGGCGTACTACAAGAACAAGTACAACCTCCGCATCAACGACTTCCCGATCGCCCTGCGTAACTACCAGCAGGTGCTCTCCCTGCCGATCTACGGCTCCATCACGGACAAAGAGGTCGATTACATCTGCGACGCCGTCATCGAACTCGCGAAAACCCGCGTGTGA
- the argB gene encoding acetylglutamate kinase — MKTKIDTVKTLLEALPFIKEFRNQIVVIKYGGAAQTSETLKAKFAKDVLLMYLVGIRPVIVHGGGPRINEMLSKLDIPTEFIDGQRVTTPEVMRIVEMVLCGEVNNEIVALLNSHGASAFGVNGKDAQFLRAQPKDSGKWGLTGVIEDVKADVIHRLIDEKFIPVIAPIASDGETGHPGYNINADLAASKIAGAIGAKKVVFMTDTPGVLDGEGKLLSSLTEEKVEALKSDKTIHGGMVPKVDACIEAIERGVQKAHIIDGRIEHAILLELFTEEGIGTQITL; from the coding sequence ATGAAAACAAAGATTGATACCGTCAAGACCCTCCTGGAGGCGCTGCCGTTCATCAAGGAGTTCAGAAACCAGATCGTCGTCATCAAGTACGGCGGGGCGGCGCAGACTTCCGAAACGCTCAAGGCGAAATTCGCCAAAGACGTGTTGCTGATGTACCTTGTCGGGATCCGTCCGGTCATCGTCCACGGCGGGGGGCCGCGCATCAACGAGATGCTCTCCAAACTGGACATCCCTACCGAGTTCATCGACGGGCAGCGCGTCACGACTCCCGAAGTGATGCGCATCGTCGAGATGGTGCTGTGCGGCGAAGTCAACAACGAGATCGTCGCGCTGCTCAACTCCCACGGCGCCAGCGCCTTCGGCGTCAACGGCAAAGATGCGCAGTTCCTGCGCGCCCAGCCGAAAGATTCGGGTAAATGGGGCCTTACCGGGGTCATCGAGGATGTCAAAGCCGACGTCATCCACCGCCTGATCGACGAGAAGTTCATCCCCGTCATCGCGCCCATCGCATCCGACGGCGAGACGGGCCATCCGGGCTACAACATCAACGCCGACCTGGCGGCTTCCAAGATCGCCGGGGCCATCGGGGCGAAGAAGGTCGTCTTCATGACCGACACCCCGGGCGTCCTCGACGGCGAGGGCAAACTGCTCTCTTCGCTGACCGAGGAGAAGGTTGAGGCACTCAAAAGCGACAAGACGATCCACGGCGGCATGGTGCCGAAGGTCGACGCCTGCATCGAGGCGATCGAGCGCGGTGTTCAGAAGGCCCACATCATCGACGGCCGCATCGAACACGCCATTTTGCTCGAACTCTTTACCGAAGAGGGTATCGGTACGCAGATCACACTGTAA
- a CDS encoding CidA/LrgA family protein gives MLNGIALLLFCQLCGEALVRLFGWPVPGPVIGMLLLFLWLRYRGRSSHDLDLTADGLLKYLALLFVPAGVGVMVYFDALGGTWLKLGVTLLASAVITLVVTGWTMEWLLRRQKTEHTDGL, from the coding sequence ATGCTCAACGGTATAGCGCTCCTGCTTTTCTGCCAGCTCTGTGGCGAGGCGCTCGTACGACTCTTCGGCTGGCCGGTTCCCGGTCCCGTGATCGGGATGCTGCTGCTTTTCCTCTGGCTCCGCTACCGGGGCCGCTCCTCCCACGACCTTGACCTGACCGCCGACGGACTGCTCAAATATCTCGCACTCCTGTTCGTGCCCGCCGGGGTAGGGGTGATGGTCTATTTTGACGCCCTGGGCGGCACCTGGCTGAAGCTGGGAGTGACGCTGCTCGCCAGTGCCGTGATCACGCTGGTGGTGACGGGGTGGACGATGGAGTGGCTGCTGCGGCGTCAGAAAACGGAGCACACCGATGGTCTTTGA
- a CDS encoding tetratricopeptide repeat protein, whose protein sequence is MKKTMLLLLATVPMFGDAFNEGQFAYDKGNYRQAAIQWEKACNLGEEAACYNLGIMYYNGHGVGQDHAKAAGYYKKACDTGSAPGCTDLGRMYEHGRGIAKNESHAVVLFHKACYAGEAAGCFNLGNMLSDGRGAEQDYTQAAKLFDVSCELGNAHACTNIGYMYSSGKGVQRDAAAAVEYFKMACDNGSASGCYNLGNMYALGEGTKHDSAAAALLYGKACNGGSTLGCKYYNKLKQAGL, encoded by the coding sequence ATGAAAAAAACAATGCTATTGCTGCTGGCAACCGTGCCGATGTTCGGCGACGCTTTCAACGAGGGTCAGTTCGCCTACGACAAGGGTAATTACCGTCAAGCCGCTATCCAGTGGGAAAAAGCCTGCAACCTCGGTGAGGAAGCTGCCTGCTACAACCTCGGGATCATGTACTACAACGGCCATGGGGTCGGTCAGGATCATGCCAAAGCCGCCGGCTATTACAAAAAGGCCTGCGACACGGGGAGTGCTCCGGGGTGTACCGACCTCGGCCGCATGTACGAACACGGCCGCGGCATTGCCAAAAATGAATCCCATGCCGTTGTGCTCTTCCACAAGGCGTGCTACGCCGGTGAAGCAGCAGGTTGCTTTAACCTTGGCAATATGCTCAGTGACGGCCGGGGCGCGGAGCAGGACTATACTCAGGCCGCTAAGCTTTTCGATGTCTCCTGTGAGCTCGGGAATGCCCACGCCTGCACAAACATCGGCTACATGTACAGTTCCGGCAAAGGCGTGCAGCGCGATGCAGCCGCCGCGGTCGAGTACTTCAAAATGGCCTGCGACAACGGCAGCGCCAGCGGGTGTTATAACCTTGGAAACATGTACGCGCTCGGTGAAGGCACCAAGCACGACAGTGCGGCAGCAGCGCTGCTGTACGGCAAGGCTTGCAACGGTGGCTCTACGCTCGGCTGCAAATACTACAACAAGCTGAAGCAGGCGGGGCTGTAG
- the cutA gene encoding divalent-cation tolerance protein CutA codes for MKTESIIVYCTCPDPVSAKDIAEAVVKERLSACVNRLPAVMSHYIFKGEYCEDEEVLLIIKTTADAFERLKARIETLHPYDVPEIIAAPVVAGNSGYLAWLQESVQ; via the coding sequence ATGAAAACAGAATCGATTATCGTTTACTGCACCTGCCCCGATCCCGTCAGTGCGAAAGACATCGCCGAAGCCGTGGTGAAAGAGCGGCTCAGCGCCTGTGTCAACCGCCTGCCTGCTGTTATGTCGCACTACATCTTCAAAGGCGAATACTGCGAGGACGAGGAGGTGCTGCTGATCATCAAGACGACCGCCGATGCCTTCGAGCGTCTCAAAGCGCGCATTGAAACGCTGCATCCCTACGACGTACCCGAGATCATCGCGGCCCCCGTCGTCGCCGGCAACAGCGGTTACCTGGCGTGGCTGCAGGAGAGCGTGCAGTGA
- a CDS encoding methyltransferase family protein, translating to MQQILLFIYALFAYLSAMVSVSLLILWVYPWSFMPINIDSGSGGSFALPVDLALIALFGLQHSVMARPVVKEALFGTLPVAFRTSTYTVLSALCLLLIVLLWQPMPTPLYAFESGSFFWLTTLLYVLGWSMAFVATFQIDHFELFGLHQGYRALRGIPEPEVRFQKKGFYKYVRHPIQTGTVIGLWAVPVMSTGHLLFSAGMTLYVLIGLMYEEKDLVKTLGSAYRHYREEVPMLLPFKKRRS from the coding sequence ATGCAACAAATTCTTCTCTTTATCTACGCTCTGTTCGCCTACCTGTCGGCGATGGTCTCCGTCTCGCTGCTGATCCTCTGGGTCTACCCATGGTCGTTTATGCCGATCAATATCGACAGCGGCAGCGGCGGCAGCTTTGCCCTGCCCGTCGATCTCGCGCTGATCGCGCTTTTCGGCCTGCAGCACTCCGTCATGGCACGGCCCGTCGTCAAAGAGGCGCTTTTCGGCACCCTGCCCGTCGCCTTCCGCACCTCGACGTACACCGTACTCTCCGCCCTTTGCCTGCTGCTGATCGTGCTGCTGTGGCAACCGATGCCAACCCCGCTCTACGCCTTCGAATCCGGCTCGTTTTTCTGGCTGACGACGCTGCTTTACGTCCTGGGGTGGAGCATGGCCTTTGTCGCGACCTTCCAGATCGACCACTTCGAGCTTTTCGGGCTGCACCAGGGGTACCGCGCCCTGCGGGGAATCCCGGAACCCGAAGTACGCTTCCAGAAAAAAGGGTTCTACAAGTATGTGCGCCACCCCATCCAGACCGGCACCGTGATCGGCCTCTGGGCCGTGCCGGTCATGAGCACGGGGCATCTGCTCTTTTCGGCGGGCATGACGCTCTATGTTCTTATCGGTCTCATGTATGAAGAGAAGGACCTCGTAAAGACGCTGGGCAGTGCCTACCGGCACTACCGCGAAGAGGTGCCGATGCTGCTCCCTTTCAAAAAGAGACGCTCCTGA
- a CDS encoding arylesterase translates to MQTGDTILAFGDSITHGYGAAAHESYPAVLQTLTEFPVTNAGVNGETTAEGLARLPGVLEDDTIRLMLLCLGGNDILQQRSKRRLKANLKRIVQMAKAKGVDIVLIGVPTFGVFGMTSLPLYKEIAEEEGIPYMPSLLPDVLEDRALRADYVHPNAAGYRVIAEGLTERLRSLGYTE, encoded by the coding sequence TTGCAAACAGGCGACACGATTCTCGCATTCGGCGACAGCATCACCCACGGTTACGGTGCAGCGGCCCATGAAAGCTATCCTGCCGTGCTGCAGACGCTGACCGAATTCCCGGTGACCAATGCCGGCGTGAACGGCGAGACGACAGCGGAGGGGCTGGCGCGCCTTCCCGGCGTGCTTGAAGACGACACGATCCGGCTGATGCTGCTCTGTCTGGGCGGGAACGATATCTTGCAGCAGCGTTCGAAGCGCCGTCTGAAAGCAAACCTCAAGCGCATTGTACAGATGGCAAAAGCGAAAGGGGTCGATATTGTATTGATCGGCGTTCCGACGTTCGGGGTTTTCGGTATGACGTCGCTGCCGCTGTACAAGGAGATCGCCGAGGAGGAGGGCATACCCTATATGCCTTCACTCCTGCCGGATGTCCTGGAAGACCGGGCACTTAGAGCAGATTATGTTCACCCCAACGCGGCGGGGTACCGTGTCATCGCTGAAGGGCTCACGGAACGACTGCGCTCCCTGGGATATACCGAATAG
- a CDS encoding HpcH/HpaI aldolase/citrate lyase family protein, which yields MRSEPIHPAELGATLFVPATHPGLAAVLGGKKYPQLRSCVIDLEDGIDADERDAALQHLRTLLPRFADTPLLRFLRPSSPEMLSELLRMTGIEKLDGFVLPKFGGDNADAWLALLDDNAFAIMPSIEGSDLFSQTKLHTLAERLQPYRERIPTLRFGLEDMLRQLGMVRDCDTPLYGLVAPAQIIATLLTVFKPRGFSLCGGVYKCFKDKEGFAKELEEDLKQGLFGKTIIHPSQIAAVEHACRVDAADLAQAEAIVSASCNVSNFRGMMVEKPTQLPWARMILRRAALYGVKA from the coding sequence ATGCGATCTGAGCCCATCCATCCCGCCGAACTGGGCGCAACCCTCTTCGTCCCCGCGACGCATCCCGGCCTCGCCGCCGTGCTGGGCGGCAAGAAATACCCGCAGCTGCGCAGCTGCGTCATCGATCTCGAAGACGGCATCGACGCGGACGAGCGCGACGCAGCCCTTCAGCATCTGCGAACCCTTCTGCCCCGTTTTGCAGACACGCCCCTGCTCCGTTTTCTACGCCCATCGTCGCCGGAGATGCTCTCCGAGCTGCTGCGTATGACAGGGATTGAAAAGCTCGACGGGTTCGTCCTGCCGAAATTCGGCGGCGACAATGCCGATGCATGGCTGGCACTTCTGGACGATAACGCATTCGCAATCATGCCCTCCATCGAAGGCAGCGACCTCTTTTCCCAGACGAAACTCCATACCCTCGCCGAACGGCTGCAGCCTTACCGCGAGCGCATCCCGACGCTGCGTTTCGGGCTCGAGGATATGCTGCGCCAACTGGGGATGGTACGCGACTGCGATACGCCGCTGTACGGACTCGTCGCCCCGGCGCAAATCATCGCGACGCTCCTCACCGTTTTCAAACCCCGCGGCTTCAGCCTCTGCGGCGGCGTCTACAAATGTTTCAAGGACAAAGAAGGGTTTGCCAAGGAGCTGGAAGAGGATCTGAAGCAGGGGCTTTTCGGCAAGACGATCATCCACCCTTCCCAGATCGCGGCCGTCGAGCACGCCTGCAGGGTCGATGCGGCGGATCTGGCGCAGGCGGAAGCCATCGTTTCCGCATCATGCAATGTTTCGAACTTTCGTGGTATGATGGTGGAGAAACCGACGCAGCTGCCCTGGGCGCGGATGATTCTGCGGCGCGCAGCGCTCTACGGAGTAAAGGCATGA
- a CDS encoding OB-fold nucleic acid binding domain-containing protein yields the protein MKTLLFLIVAVYGLWAAGPNAPVQHTARVVETMDAGGYTYMRVNEGKAPYWVAVAAAKVKVGENVSFTEQMWMTNFKSRALDRTFDKILFASMAPGTAAPAERVQPQSAPKEVLKKAKGGYSVSEVFTKRQSLKGKTIKVRGKVTKISRQIMKRNWVHLEDGTGNTMTDDLVFTANDVANVKAGDIVVATGKVETDKDFGYGYFYPVIVEESSFVKER from the coding sequence ATGAAGACATTACTCTTTCTTATAGTAGCCGTTTACGGCCTCTGGGCAGCCGGCCCGAATGCGCCGGTGCAGCACACCGCCCGTGTCGTGGAGACGATGGATGCCGGCGGCTACACCTATATGAGAGTCAATGAGGGCAAAGCGCCCTACTGGGTCGCGGTGGCGGCGGCAAAAGTCAAGGTGGGCGAGAACGTCTCTTTCACCGAGCAGATGTGGATGACGAACTTTAAAAGCCGCGCCCTCGACCGTACCTTTGACAAGATCCTGTTCGCTTCCATGGCTCCGGGAACAGCGGCGCCCGCCGAACGTGTCCAGCCGCAGAGCGCGCCGAAAGAGGTTCTGAAAAAAGCAAAAGGCGGCTACAGCGTCTCCGAGGTCTTTACCAAGCGCCAGAGCCTCAAAGGCAAAACGATCAAAGTGCGCGGCAAGGTCACCAAGATCTCCAGACAGATCATGAAGCGCAACTGGGTCCACCTCGAAGACGGGACCGGCAATACCATGACGGACGACCTCGTGTTCACGGCCAATGACGTTGCGAATGTTAAAGCGGGTGATATTGTCGTTGCGACGGGAAAAGTAGAGACGGACAAGGATTTCGGGTACGGATACTTCTACCCGGTCATCGTCGAAGAGAGCAGCTTTGTCAAAGAGCGCTGA
- a CDS encoding MGMT family protein, which produces MSGTPFQRAVWDALKRIPEGRVTTYGDLAAHLGTRAVRAVGTAVGKNPDAPDIPCHRVVRSDGRIGSYSGEGGVKRKISLLASEGVQVGAGRVMDFAEKRHRFV; this is translated from the coding sequence GTGAGCGGCACCCCTTTCCAGCGGGCCGTCTGGGACGCGCTCAAACGCATCCCCGAAGGAAGGGTGACGACCTACGGGGATCTGGCGGCGCATCTCGGCACGCGGGCCGTTCGCGCCGTCGGGACGGCCGTGGGCAAGAACCCCGATGCCCCGGATATTCCCTGCCACCGCGTCGTCCGCAGCGACGGCCGTATCGGCAGCTATTCGGGCGAGGGCGGGGTGAAGCGCAAGATTTCCCTGCTCGCTTCGGAAGGGGTGCAGGTAGGCGCGGGCAGGGTCATGGATTTTGCCGAAAAACGCCACCGCTTCGTTTAG
- a CDS encoding tetraacyldisaccharide 4'-kinase: MKPRLVAWGERFFYAPSAFQRLLSYALWPLGALYCLIMHRRYQNSVPRHQGIPVVSIGNLTVGGSGKTPLTVALAQRQANPAVVLRGYGRQSSGLQVVSDGQSVLCDVTCSGDEAMLYALQLPHAVVIVSEEREAGIAKAKAMGCGCVFLDDGYGKHFIAKYDIVIDVAAANGFCLPAGPFRERLWPGKAVRLVREGEDFTRRVTIRGAVPKMALVTAIARPERLDPFLPDVVAKATFPDHHFFRRGELASILEKSGADALLVTYKDYVKIRHFDLPLALMELHLELDDALAADVEHYIRTYDENKD, translated from the coding sequence GTGAAACCCCGCCTCGTCGCCTGGGGGGAGCGTTTCTTCTACGCTCCTTCTGCCTTCCAGCGTCTGCTCTCCTACGCGCTCTGGCCCCTCGGTGCGCTCTACTGCCTTATCATGCACCGCCGCTACCAAAACAGCGTGCCGCGTCACCAGGGGATTCCCGTCGTCAGCATCGGCAATCTGACCGTCGGCGGGAGCGGAAAGACACCGTTGACGGTGGCGCTGGCGCAGCGACAGGCGAATCCCGCCGTCGTATTGCGCGGCTACGGGCGCCAAAGCAGCGGGCTGCAGGTCGTCTCAGACGGCCAAAGCGTCCTTTGTGACGTCACGTGCAGCGGCGACGAGGCGATGCTTTATGCCCTGCAACTGCCCCACGCCGTTGTCATCGTCAGCGAGGAGCGCGAAGCAGGTATTGCCAAAGCCAAAGCGATGGGGTGCGGTTGCGTCTTCCTCGACGACGGCTACGGCAAGCATTTTATCGCCAAGTACGACATCGTCATCGACGTCGCGGCCGCCAACGGCTTCTGCCTTCCCGCCGGCCCTTTCCGCGAACGGCTCTGGCCGGGCAAAGCGGTACGCCTTGTGCGGGAGGGGGAGGATTTCACCCGGCGCGTCACGATCAGGGGTGCGGTACCGAAGATGGCGCTGGTCACCGCCATCGCCCGGCCCGAGCGGCTGGACCCCTTTCTGCCCGACGTCGTTGCCAAAGCGACCTTTCCCGACCACCACTTCTTCAGGCGCGGTGAACTGGCCTCCATCCTCGAAAAGAGCGGGGCGGATGCCTTGCTCGTTACTTATAAAGATTACGTTAAAATTCGCCACTTTGACCTGCCGCTCGCGCTGATGGAGCTCCATCTGGAGCTTGACGACGCGCTGGCCGCAGACGTGGAACACTACATCAGGACATACGATGAAAACAAAGATTGA